In a single window of the Gossypium hirsutum isolate 1008001.06 chromosome A13, Gossypium_hirsutum_v2.1, whole genome shotgun sequence genome:
- the LOC107952138 gene encoding NADH dehydrogenase [ubiquinone] iron-sulfur protein 8-B, mitochondrial — translation MAAIFARNSLNALRARHLAVSGQVLQGSQHYGLRLSSRSYGTQKDDEEREQLAKEISKDWSSVFERSINTLFLTEMVRGLMLTLKYFFERKVTINYPFEKGPLSPRFRGEHALRRYPTGEERCIACKLCEAVCPAQAITIEAEEREDGSRRTTRYDIDMTKCIYCGLCQEACPVDAIVEGPNFEFATETHEELLYDKEKLLENGDRWETEIAENLRSESLYR, via the exons ATGGCTGCAATCTTCGCTCGTAACTCTCTCAACGCTCTCCGAGCTCGACACCTT gctGTGTCAGGGCAAGTGTTGCAGGGTTCACAGCACTACGGGTTGCGACTCAGTTCACGCTCATATGGCACGCAGAAAG ATGATGAAGAAAGAGAGCAGCTTGCAAAGGAGATTTCAAAGGACTGGAGTTCTG TTTTCGAGAGAAGCATAAACACACTGTTTCTAACTGAAATGGTTCGGGGTCTCATGCTGACACTCAAATACTTCTTTGAAAGAAAAGTTACT ATTAACTATCCATTTGAGAAGGGTCCATTGAGCCCTCGTTTTCGAGGGGAGCATGCTCTCCGCCGATATCCAACTGGAGAGGAACGTTGCATTGCCTGTAAACTTTGTGAAGCG GTATGTCCCGCACAGGCAATCACAATAGAGGCTGAGGAACGAGAGGATGGAAGTCGTAGGACAACGAG GTATGACATTGACATGACCAAGTGTATTTACTGTGGACTCTGCCAAGAGGCATGTCCTGTCGATGCAATCGTTGAAGGACCCAACTTTGAATTTGCCACCGAGACTCATGAG GAGCTGCTGTATGACAAAGAGAAGCTGCTTGAGAACGGTGACCGATGGGAAACCGAGATTGCAGAGAATCTCAGATCCGAAAGCCTTTATCGGTGA
- the LOC107952137 gene encoding transcription termination factor MTERF2, chloroplastic, translating into MLTYTPPSLNLHLHLHRYPHSTTISSSLHHHPNHPTTTAPDPVLRIHNSKTTSFLHHRQPASTTTNETKNPPQEYENDHHCHRDSEGKPKTPPHILPPQEKQNILEMSLVTKRGPQFPGSIYANSLPSLQSVIQTQNEDDEDDEEVMIRRALDIRRKVTVEVFKAAMKKGKFGITYSTNLVNRLPDFIDHVMIEAAALKRSPEFKDSTFNLRAKLVIDHSNVVPLVRWLKHNNLSYPKIAKLICMSKGNLDSIRRLVEWLKTVYVKGEFLGATLLKSGDDILHRRLEELDEIVDYLESNGVRRDWIGFVISRCPRLLSYSMEEVKTRVDFYLNMGMNENDFGTMVFDYPGVLGYFTLEEMNQKVNYLKEFGLSTEDVGKLLAFRPQLMGCSIEERWKPLVKYLYYLGISRDGMRRMLTIKPMIFCFNFETTIAPKVQFFRDIGVREDAIGNMLVKFPPLLTYSLHKKIQPVVIYLMTKAGVTEKDIGKVVASGPELLGCNIAKTLEVNVKYFLSLGIRVRQLGEMIGDFPKLLRYKVDLLYPKYQYLRRTMVRPLQDVIEFPRFFSYSLEERIIPRHKIMVENRVNFKLRYMLACTDEEFNQRVADKVERRQRFESGRMDDAVSDSQMAEGTLGKAASSSLSS; encoded by the exons ATGCTTACTTACACTCCTCCCTCTCTCAACCTCCACCTCCATCTCCACCGTTACCCTCATTCGACCACCATCTCCTCCTCCCTCCACCACCACCCTAACCATCCGACCACCACAGCACCTGACCCTGTCCTCCGTATTCATAACTCAAAAACCACTTCCTTCCTTCACCACCGCCAACCGGCCAGCACCACCACCAACGAAACAAAGAACCCACCCCAAGAATACGAAAATGACCACCACTGTCACCGAGATTCCGAAGGTAAACCCAAAACCCCACCACACATACTTCCACCTCAAGAGAAACAAAACATCCTAGAAATGTCCCTGGTCACCAAACGCGGCCCACAATTCCCAGGCTCCATTTACGCCAATTCTCTCCCTTCTCTCCAATCCGTAATCCAAACCCAAAACGAAGACGATGAGGATGATGAAGAGGTGATGATAAGACGGGCGCTTGATATTAGAAGGAAGGTAACAGTGGAGGTTTTCAAGGCAGCAATGAAGAAGGGAAAGTTTGGGATTACGTATTCGACGAATTTGGTTAATAGACTGCCGGATTTTATTGACCACGTGATGATCGAAGCCGCTGCGTTGAAAAGGTCCCCTGAGTTTAAGGATTCCACCTTTAATTTGCGTGCTAAGCTTGTTATTGATCACTCCAATGTTGTTCCTCTCGTAAG GTGGCTGAAACACAATAACCTCTCATATCCCAAAATTGCAAAGCTGATATGCATGTCTAAAGGGAATCTTGACTCTATAAGACGGCTCGTTGAGTGGTTGAAGACGGTTTATGTGAAAGGAGAATTTCTGGGTGCAACGCTTTTGAAATCCGGAGACGATATTTTGCATCGTAGACTAGAAGAACTGGATGAGATTGTTGATTATTTGGAGAGTAATGGAGTTAGGAGGGACTGGATCGGTTTCGTTATTAGCCGATGTCCGAGGTTGTTGTCCTATAGTATGGAGGAAGTGAAAACGCGAGTCGATTTTTACTTGAATATGGGTATGAATGAGAATGATTTCGGGACAATGGTATTTGATTATCCGGGTGTACTTGGCTACTTCACTCTTGAAGAGATGAATCAAAAG GTTAATTATCTGAAAGAGTTTGGGCTCAGTACCGAAGATGTCGGGAAATTACTAGCTTTCAGGCCACAGTTGATGGGTTGCAGCATTGAAGAAAGATGGAAGCCGCTTGTTAAGTACTTATATTACCTCGGAATTTCTCGAGATGGAATGAGGAGAATGCTTACCATTAAACCAATGATTTTCTGTTTCAATTTCGAGACTACAATTGCACCAAAG GTACAATTTTTCCGGGACATTGGTGTTCGAGAGGATGCCATCGGTAACATGCTTGTTAAGTTCCCTCCCTTACTAACCTACAGCCTGCACAAGAAAATTCAGCCAGTg GTCATATATTTGATGACCAAAGCTGGAGTTACAGAGAAGGATATCGGAAAGGTTGTAGCTTCGGGACCAGAGCTATTGGGTTGCAATATAGCAAAAACCCTTGAGGTTAATGTGAAGTATTTTCTTTCACTTGGCATACGAGTTAGACAGCTGGGTGAGATGATTGGCGATTTCCCTAAACTTCTTCGATACAAAGTAGATCTTCTGTATCCCAAGTATCAATACTTACGGAGAACGATGGTTCGCCCCTTGCAGGATGTCATTGAATTTCCCAG GTTTTTCAGCTATTCTCTTGAAGAGCGAATAATTCCGAGGCACAAAATTATGGTGGAGAATCGGGTTAACTTCAAACTTCGCTACATGTTGGCGTGCACTGATGAAGAGTTCAACCAAAGGGTTGCAGATAAGGTTGAAAGGAGGCAGAGATTTGAATCCGGTCGCATGGATGATGCAGTGTCTGATTCTCAAATGGCCGAAGGTACCTTGGGTAAGGCGGCAAGTAGTAGCTTATCCAGCTGA
- the LOC107952139 gene encoding uncharacterized protein At1g01500, with the protein MESVYESSNGHGPTSNDHMLMRHSPKSPYQSFSKGSLRWLDLRVFYVRVSKCETDESTPMHLTLNHVPLNPDTLLEVNGVRTGIYSDGPSTLLRRDRLDKKSEEATFVSTDSIRLTGSMKFEVFNEDTLLLYGVLELCDRNGCTKESKGSGPMWSMNCESVITTGTGFLKTKQFHSPSSTSPTVEVYVAGSFLGYPIILTRTLQPSLRKKQMKGILDSIPEHDATEDQKEAIPFQMLDYLNHKSESEEHRYLYSGLDYFEGEDGELSWFNAGVRVGVGIGLSICVGIGLGVGLLVRTYQGTTHNFRRRLL; encoded by the exons ATGGAGAGCGTTTATGAATCATCTAATGGACATGGACCGACTAGTAATGATCACATGCTTATGAGGCACTCTCCTAAGTCTCCTTACCAATCATTCTCTAAGGGATCATTACGATGGCTAGATTTAAGAGTTTTCTATGTCAGAGTAAGCAAGTGTGAAACTGATGAATCAACTCCTATGCACCTTACTCTAAACCATGTTCCTTTGAATCCTGATACACTTCTTGAAGTAAACGGTGTTAGAACCGGCATCTATTCTGATGGCCCATCAACCCTTCTTAGAAGGGATAGGCTAGACAAAAAATCGGAAGAAGCCACTTTTGtgagcacggatagcataaggCTGACAGGAAGCATGAAGTTCGAGGTTTTTAATGAGGATACTCTTCTTCTATATGGGGTTTTAGAGTTGTGTGATAGAAATGGTTGCACCAAAGAGTCAAAAGGAAGTGGCCCGATGTGGAGCATGAACTGTGAATCAGTTATAACTACAGGCACTGGTTTTCTCAAGACCAAACAATTTCACAGTCCAAGTTCAACTTCACCTACAGTTGAGGTCTATGTTGCAGGGTCATTTTTAGGCTATCCAATTATATTAACTAGAACTTTACAGCCTAGTTTACGGAAGAAACAAATGAAAGGGATACTAGATTCGATACCGGAGCACGATGCAACTGAAGATCAGAAAGAAGCCATCCCTTTTCAG ATGCTGGATTACTTGAATCACAAGTCAGAAAGTGAAGAACACAGGTATCTGTATTCAGGGTTGGACTATTTTGAGGGGGAAGATGGGGAGCTGTCGTGGTTCAATGCCGGTGTGAGGGTAGGTGTCGGAATCGGTCTAAGCATCTGTGTTGGAATCGGATTAGGAGTAGGTTTGCTGGTTCGTACCTACCAAGGCACCACCCATAACTTTCGAAGACGACTACTGTAA